The following proteins come from a genomic window of Streptomyces sp. Sge12:
- a CDS encoding DedA family protein yields the protein MHIQEWLETIPAVSIYLLVGLVIGLESLGIPLPGEIILVSSALLASQHGEIDPVILGLCAITGAIVGDSIGYAIGRRGGKPLLDRLGRRFPKHFGPQQVALAERSFEKWGMWAVFFGRFVALLRIFAGPLAGVLHMPYWRFLVANVLGGILWAGGTTAVIYSVGIVAEPWLKRFSWLALGLAVLFGLAVTLVVRSRMKKAAQALPASAPAADIPAQPAARTPVGE from the coding sequence GTGCACATCCAGGAATGGCTGGAGACGATTCCGGCGGTCAGCATCTATCTCCTGGTGGGTCTGGTCATCGGGCTGGAGAGCCTCGGCATCCCGCTGCCGGGAGAGATCATCCTGGTCAGCTCGGCGCTGCTGGCCTCGCAGCACGGGGAGATCGACCCCGTGATCCTCGGGCTCTGCGCGATCACCGGGGCGATCGTGGGCGACTCGATCGGCTACGCGATCGGCCGCCGGGGCGGCAAGCCGCTGCTGGACCGGCTGGGCCGGCGCTTCCCCAAGCACTTCGGACCCCAGCAGGTCGCGCTGGCGGAACGCTCCTTCGAGAAGTGGGGCATGTGGGCCGTCTTCTTCGGGCGGTTCGTGGCGCTGCTGCGGATCTTCGCCGGGCCGCTGGCGGGCGTGCTGCACATGCCGTACTGGCGCTTCCTGGTCGCCAACGTCCTCGGCGGCATCCTCTGGGCGGGCGGCACCACGGCCGTCATCTACTCGGTCGGGATCGTCGCCGAGCCGTGGCTGAAGCGGTTCTCCTGGCTGGCCCTGGGGCTCGCGGTGCTGTTCGGGCTCGCGGTGACGCTGGTGGTGCGCAGCCGGATGAAGAAGGCGGCGCAGGCGCTCCCGGCGTCCGCGCCGGCCGCGGACATCCCCGCCCAGCCGGCGGCCCGGACACCGGTCGGCGAGTGA
- a CDS encoding gamma carbonic anhydrase family protein, translating into MTHQAAQALVAGVGGKNPDIDPTAFTAPTSVVIGDVTLAPGASIWYSAVLRADCGPITLGADSNVQDNCTVHVDPGFPVSIGERVSIGHNAVVHGCTVEDDCLIGMGATVLNGAVIGAGSLVAAQALVPQGMVVPPGSLVAGVPAKVRRELTDEEREGIKVNALMYVELSKQHRAAVTPDA; encoded by the coding sequence ATGACGCACCAGGCGGCCCAGGCACTCGTGGCGGGTGTCGGCGGCAAGAACCCGGACATCGACCCGACGGCCTTCACGGCTCCGACCTCGGTCGTGATCGGCGACGTCACCCTCGCCCCGGGCGCGAGCATCTGGTACTCGGCGGTGCTGCGCGCCGACTGCGGCCCGATCACGCTCGGCGCCGACAGCAACGTGCAGGACAACTGCACGGTCCACGTGGACCCCGGATTCCCCGTCTCGATCGGCGAGCGGGTCTCCATCGGCCACAACGCCGTGGTGCACGGCTGCACGGTCGAGGACGACTGCCTGATCGGCATGGGCGCGACCGTGCTGAACGGTGCGGTGATCGGCGCCGGCTCCCTGGTGGCGGCGCAGGCGCTGGTCCCCCAGGGCATGGTCGTCCCGCCCGGCTCGCTGGTTGCGGGCGTGCCCGCCAAGGTGCGCCGCGAGCTGACCGACGAGGAGCGCGAGGGCATCAAGGTCAACGCCCTGATGTACGTGGAGCTGTCCAAGCAGCACCGCGCCGCGGTGACCCCGGACGCCTAG
- a CDS encoding acyltransferase, with protein sequence MPKKQNTFSSLTAARRRLASRVVHTGWRWMQQAGAVTAQTPGRLRFGAIGDGTRLAFPQGTVFGERWIRLGAHCIIGEQVTLTAGMMPDLDLGAEPMLVLGDGVVIGRGSHVIADARITIDSNTFCGPGVYITSTNHSYDDPHEPVGRQWPRSEPVEIGPGCWLGTGAVILPGARLGRNVVVAAGAVVRGEVPDHAVVAGAPARIVRRWEPDTGWQPPLRTPAPVPIPDGMTSEQLRGLAELAEAEHS encoded by the coding sequence GTGCCGAAGAAACAGAACACGTTCTCATCTCTGACGGCCGCGCGCCGCCGGCTGGCGAGCCGCGTGGTCCACACCGGCTGGCGCTGGATGCAGCAGGCCGGTGCCGTCACCGCGCAGACCCCGGGGCGGCTCAGGTTCGGCGCGATCGGGGACGGCACCCGGCTCGCCTTCCCGCAGGGCACGGTCTTCGGCGAGCGGTGGATCCGACTCGGCGCGCACTGCATCATCGGCGAGCAGGTCACCCTCACCGCCGGGATGATGCCGGACCTCGACCTGGGCGCCGAGCCGATGCTGGTGCTCGGCGACGGGGTGGTCATCGGCCGGGGCAGCCATGTCATCGCCGACGCCCGCATCACCATCGACTCGAACACCTTCTGCGGTCCCGGGGTGTACATCACGTCCACCAACCACAGTTACGACGACCCGCACGAGCCCGTCGGCCGGCAGTGGCCGCGCAGCGAACCCGTGGAGATCGGCCCGGGGTGCTGGCTCGGCACCGGCGCGGTGATCCTGCCGGGGGCGCGGCTCGGCCGCAACGTCGTGGTGGCCGCGGGTGCCGTCGTACGGGGCGAGGTGCCCGACCATGCGGTGGTGGCGGGCGCGCCGGCGCGCATCGTGCGGCGCTGGGAGCCGGATACGGGCTGGCAGCCGCCGCTGCGCACGCCCGCGCCGGTGCCGATCCCGGACGGCATGACCTCCGAGCAGCTGCGCGGCCTGGCCGAGCTGGCGGAGGCCGAGCACTCCTAG
- a CDS encoding AAA family ATPase: MRLHRLTVTAFGPFAEPQEIDFDALSAAGIFLLHGPTGAGKTSVLDAVCYALYGSVPGPRQAPGTTLRSDHAAAHTPTEVTLELTAGGRRLEITRRPEQERPKKRGTGTTKDKAQSWLREHTGEGWEPLSRSHQEIGEEVEQLLGMSREQFCQVVLLPQGEFARFLRADEAARGRLLGRLFDTRRFAAVEALLGERRRAAEAKVRAGDEKVLHTAQRLAQAAGDSADLRAWPMPGHQPGDPGLAEAVRAWAAVARCAARERLDVAEYALAAVESRHAAARRAAEDARELDRLQRRHAETVRRAALLAEAEPERERVRGLLDRARRGALVAPALELRGAASAAHLAAAHAEASARAQLPPTLKEAGTEQLADVEQRLREALGALGAAQRAEQRSAEIGRERADLERESRAAEEQHQESAEWLERWETTRTELQDRADAAQQAATLAEQLAGRLEPARMQLNSARRRDELDAEAERAAAELLTLREESGAARERWLELKEARLRGIAAELAEALVAGEACTVCGSAEHPAPARPAPGHVDRAAEDAAHALFERAEQARAAVERRLAAAQEARAEAAAAAGEATTAELLALTADLSARHAAAHASAAGLHAAREQLARAEREHAARSADRQGAETRAAARASRREALDREQAGLEAELALVRDGAPTVAARARTLEDRVRMVSGAATSLRRAESTAGRLKEADDQLADAAFKAGFDTIEAAADAVLPEYERTALQHRLDAWQTEEALLADRRRESGAAEAAALPPAAPDAAEAYAASAAAKLRTAGSAADAARVRCTELDRLSRQAEQELRALGPLREAYDRVARLAGLTAGTSADNERKMRLEAYVLAARLEQVAAAATVRLLRMSGGRYTLVHSDARSGGRGRSGLGLHVVDAWTGSERDTATLSGGETFFASLALALGLADVVTDEAGGMRLDTLFIDEGFGSLDDQALDEVLDVLDSLRERDRSVGIVSHVADLRTRVQAQLEIVKQRGGSVVRHRTAALTD, encoded by the coding sequence ATGAGGCTGCACCGGCTGACCGTCACCGCCTTCGGGCCGTTCGCCGAGCCCCAGGAGATCGACTTCGACGCACTCTCCGCAGCCGGGATCTTCCTGCTCCACGGACCCACCGGCGCGGGGAAGACCTCCGTGCTCGACGCCGTCTGCTACGCGCTCTACGGTTCCGTACCCGGCCCCCGCCAGGCCCCCGGCACCACGCTCCGCAGCGACCACGCCGCCGCCCACACCCCGACCGAGGTCACCCTCGAACTCACCGCGGGCGGCCGCCGCCTGGAGATCACCCGCCGCCCCGAGCAGGAGCGCCCGAAGAAGCGCGGTACGGGCACCACCAAGGACAAGGCCCAGAGCTGGCTGCGCGAGCACACCGGCGAGGGCTGGGAGCCGCTCAGCCGCTCCCACCAGGAGATCGGCGAGGAGGTAGAGCAGCTGCTCGGCATGAGCCGCGAGCAGTTCTGCCAGGTCGTGCTGCTGCCGCAGGGGGAGTTCGCCCGGTTCCTGCGCGCCGACGAGGCCGCCCGCGGCCGCCTGCTCGGCCGGCTCTTCGACACCCGCCGCTTCGCCGCCGTCGAGGCCCTGCTCGGTGAACGACGCCGGGCCGCCGAGGCGAAGGTCCGGGCCGGCGACGAGAAGGTGCTGCACACCGCCCAGCGGCTCGCCCAGGCCGCCGGGGACAGCGCCGACCTGCGGGCCTGGCCCATGCCCGGACACCAGCCGGGCGACCCCGGACTCGCCGAGGCCGTCCGGGCCTGGGCGGCCGTCGCCCGGTGCGCGGCCCGCGAACGCCTCGACGTCGCCGAGTACGCGCTGGCCGCCGTGGAGAGCCGGCACGCCGCGGCCCGGCGCGCCGCCGAGGACGCCCGGGAGCTCGACCGGCTGCAGCGCCGGCACGCGGAGACCGTCCGCCGGGCCGCCCTGCTCGCCGAGGCCGAGCCCGAGCGGGAGCGGGTCCGCGGCCTGCTGGACCGGGCCCGGCGGGGCGCCCTGGTGGCCCCCGCCCTGGAGCTGCGCGGAGCCGCCTCCGCCGCACACCTCGCCGCCGCGCACGCCGAGGCCTCCGCCCGGGCGCAGCTGCCGCCCACGCTGAAGGAGGCGGGGACCGAGCAGCTCGCCGACGTCGAGCAGCGGCTGCGCGAGGCCCTGGGCGCCCTCGGCGCGGCGCAGCGGGCCGAGCAGCGCAGCGCCGAGATCGGCCGCGAACGCGCCGACCTGGAACGGGAGTCCCGGGCCGCAGAGGAGCAGCACCAGGAGTCCGCCGAGTGGCTGGAGCGCTGGGAGACGACCCGGACCGAGCTGCAGGACCGCGCGGACGCCGCCCAGCAGGCCGCGACCCTGGCCGAGCAGCTCGCCGGCCGGCTCGAACCCGCCCGCATGCAGCTGAACTCCGCCCGCCGGCGCGACGAGCTCGACGCCGAGGCCGAGCGGGCCGCAGCGGAACTGCTCACCCTGCGCGAGGAGTCGGGGGCAGCCCGGGAGCGCTGGCTGGAGCTCAAGGAGGCCCGGCTGCGCGGAATCGCCGCAGAGCTCGCCGAGGCCCTGGTGGCCGGGGAGGCCTGCACCGTGTGCGGGTCCGCGGAACACCCCGCTCCGGCCCGCCCGGCCCCCGGCCACGTGGACCGCGCGGCGGAGGACGCCGCCCACGCCCTCTTCGAACGCGCCGAGCAGGCCAGGGCCGCCGTCGAGCGCAGGCTCGCCGCCGCGCAGGAGGCCCGCGCCGAGGCGGCGGCCGCGGCCGGGGAGGCGACCACCGCCGAACTGCTCGCCCTGACCGCCGACCTGAGCGCCCGCCACGCTGCCGCGCACGCCTCCGCGGCCGGTCTGCACGCCGCCCGTGAGCAGCTGGCCCGGGCCGAGCGGGAGCATGCCGCGCGCAGCGCCGACCGGCAGGGCGCCGAGACGCGAGCCGCCGCCCGGGCCTCCCGGCGCGAGGCCCTGGACCGCGAACAGGCCGGGCTGGAGGCCGAACTCGCCCTCGTACGGGACGGCGCGCCCACCGTCGCGGCCCGCGCCCGGACCCTGGAGGACCGGGTCCGGATGGTCTCCGGCGCCGCCACCTCGCTGCGGCGGGCCGAGAGCACCGCCGGCCGGCTGAAAGAGGCCGACGACCAGCTCGCCGACGCCGCCTTCAAGGCCGGTTTCGACACCATCGAGGCCGCCGCCGACGCCGTGCTCCCCGAGTACGAACGCACCGCGCTCCAACACCGGCTGGACGCCTGGCAGACGGAGGAGGCCCTGCTGGCGGACCGCCGGCGCGAGAGCGGCGCCGCCGAAGCGGCAGCCCTGCCTCCGGCCGCACCGGATGCGGCCGAGGCGTACGCCGCCTCGGCCGCGGCGAAGCTTCGTACGGCAGGGTCGGCCGCCGACGCCGCCCGGGTCCGCTGTACGGAGCTGGACCGGCTCTCCCGGCAGGCCGAGCAGGAACTGCGCGCCCTGGGCCCGCTGCGCGAGGCCTACGACCGGGTCGCCCGGCTGGCCGGACTCACCGCGGGCACCTCCGCCGACAACGAGCGCAAGATGCGCCTGGAGGCCTACGTACTGGCCGCGCGCCTGGAGCAGGTGGCCGCCGCGGCGACGGTACGGCTGCTGCGCATGTCGGGCGGCCGCTACACCCTCGTGCACTCCGACGCCCGGTCCGGCGGGCGGGGCCGTTCGGGCCTCGGACTGCACGTGGTCGACGCCTGGACCGGCAGCGAGCGGGACACCGCCACCCTGTCGGGCGGCGAGACCTTCTTCGCCTCGCTCGCCCTGGCGCTGGGCCTCGCGGACGTCGTCACCGACGAGGCCGGCGGCATGCGCCTCGACACCCTCTTCATCGACGAGGGCTTCGGCAGCCTCGACGACCAGGCCCTGGACGAGGTGCTCGACGTCCTGGACTCGCTGCGCGAGCGGGACCGCAGCGTCGGCATCGTCAGCCACGTCGCCGACCTGCGGACCCGGGTCCAGGCCCAGCTGGAGATCGTCAAGCAGCGCGGCGGTTCCGTGGTGCGCCACCGGACGGCGGCGCTCACGGACTGA
- a CDS encoding rhodanese-like domain-containing protein: protein MTTTQNASSAPATTNPVLRVPPASPAAAAAYFAASLAFHADVSDVAAAFRAHREQGAELGFQLVDSRSTPSWDQAHVPGAVHLPTALIPEQAERLLDKDVPVVTYCWGPGCNGGTRSALALAELGFQVKEMLGGIEYWIREGFEVETWQGNQQRAGADPLTAPTDSDDCGC, encoded by the coding sequence ATGACGACGACGCAGAACGCCTCCTCCGCCCCCGCCACCACCAACCCCGTGCTCCGCGTGCCGCCGGCCTCCCCGGCCGCGGCGGCCGCGTACTTCGCCGCGAGCCTGGCCTTCCACGCGGACGTGTCGGACGTCGCCGCCGCCTTCCGGGCCCACCGCGAGCAGGGCGCCGAGCTGGGCTTCCAGCTCGTCGACTCCCGCTCCACACCGTCCTGGGACCAGGCCCACGTGCCCGGCGCCGTCCACCTGCCCACCGCGCTGATTCCCGAGCAGGCCGAGCGGCTGCTGGACAAGGACGTCCCCGTGGTGACGTACTGCTGGGGCCCCGGGTGCAACGGAGGCACCCGCTCCGCCCTCGCCCTGGCCGAACTCGGCTTCCAGGTCAAGGAGATGCTCGGGGGTATCGAGTACTGGATCCGCGAGGGCTTCGAGGTCGAGACCTGGCAGGGCAACCAGCAGCGTGCCGGGGCCGACCCGCTGACCGCGCCGACCGACTCGGACGACTGCGGCTGCTGA
- a CDS encoding DMT family transporter, with protein MTALFALATAVLWGLADFGGGLLTRRIPALTVVVVSQVVAVLVLGAVVLGTGAWHEAGPQLWFAVGAGLVGPVAMLSFYKALALGPMGVVSPLGSLGVVVPVTAGLILGERPGLGQFAGIAVAVVGIVLAGGPELRGAPVQRQAVVLTLVAAFGFGAVMALIAEASTTVTGLFLALFVQRVTNVAVGGAALWAQTRRGIPALPAGTGPRVLWGLLPALAFVGLADVAANGTYSIAAQNGPVTMAAVLSSLYPVITALAAFAVLKERLRTVQAAGAGLALAGTVLLAAG; from the coding sequence ATGACCGCCCTCTTCGCCCTGGCCACAGCCGTGCTGTGGGGGCTCGCCGACTTCGGCGGCGGGCTGCTGACCCGCCGGATCCCGGCGCTCACCGTGGTCGTCGTCTCGCAGGTCGTCGCCGTCCTCGTGCTCGGCGCGGTGGTCCTGGGCACCGGTGCCTGGCACGAGGCCGGACCGCAGCTGTGGTTCGCGGTCGGCGCGGGCCTGGTCGGGCCGGTCGCCATGCTCAGCTTCTACAAGGCACTGGCCCTCGGCCCGATGGGGGTGGTTTCGCCGCTGGGCTCCCTCGGCGTGGTCGTACCCGTCACCGCGGGGCTGATACTCGGCGAGCGGCCCGGCCTCGGCCAGTTCGCGGGGATCGCGGTGGCCGTCGTCGGCATCGTCCTCGCCGGTGGCCCCGAGCTGCGCGGCGCTCCCGTCCAGCGGCAGGCCGTCGTCCTCACCCTGGTCGCGGCCTTCGGCTTCGGCGCGGTGATGGCCCTGATCGCGGAGGCGTCCACGACCGTGACCGGGCTGTTCCTCGCACTGTTCGTGCAGCGGGTCACCAATGTCGCCGTCGGCGGCGCCGCCCTGTGGGCACAGACCCGGCGCGGAATACCCGCTCTCCCGGCGGGCACCGGGCCGCGGGTCCTGTGGGGACTGCTGCCCGCGCTCGCCTTCGTCGGCCTCGCGGACGTCGCGGCGAACGGCACGTACTCCATAGCCGCCCAGAACGGCCCCGTCACCATGGCGGCCGTCCTGTCCTCGCTGTACCCGGTGATCACCGCGCTCGCCGCCTTCGCCGTCCTCAAGGAACGACTGCGCACGGTCCAGGCGGCGGGTGCGGGCCTGGCCCTCGCCGGAACGGTGCTCCTCGCCGCCGGCTGA
- a CDS encoding exonuclease SbcCD subunit D, translating to MKFLHTSDWHLGRAFHRVNLLGAQALFIDHLIETARAYEVDAVLVAGDIYDRAVPPLPAVELYDRALHRLADLGVPTVMISGNHDSARRLGVGAGLIDRAGIHLRTAPAGCADPVVLTDVHGDVALYGLPYLEPALVKDEFSAEKVSHEAVLGAAMDRIRADLAARPPGTRSIVLAHAFVTGGQASDSERDITVGGVEAVPASVFDGVDYAALGHLHGCQTINERVRYSGSPLAYSFSEADHRKTMWLIELDAQGAIAAAERIDTPVPRALARLRGRLEDLLEDPAHQEHEDAWVEATLTDPVRPDDPMARLAARFPHTLTLVFEPEGRQEDSGASYAQRLRGRTDQEIAEDFVAHVRGGGHADEAERAVLQGAFDDVRADDSHRETHR from the coding sequence GTGAAGTTCCTGCACACCTCCGACTGGCACCTCGGCCGGGCCTTCCACCGGGTCAACCTGCTCGGCGCCCAGGCGCTCTTCATCGACCACCTCATCGAGACCGCCCGCGCGTACGAGGTCGACGCCGTCCTCGTCGCCGGTGACATCTACGACCGGGCCGTGCCCCCGCTGCCCGCCGTCGAGCTCTACGACCGCGCCCTGCACCGCCTCGCCGACCTCGGTGTGCCCACCGTGATGATCTCCGGCAACCACGACTCCGCGCGCCGGCTCGGCGTCGGCGCCGGACTGATCGACCGGGCGGGCATCCACCTGAGGACCGCCCCGGCCGGCTGCGCCGACCCCGTCGTTCTGACCGACGTACACGGTGACGTGGCGCTGTACGGCCTGCCGTACCTGGAGCCCGCCCTGGTCAAGGACGAGTTCAGCGCGGAGAAGGTGAGCCACGAGGCCGTCCTCGGCGCCGCCATGGACCGGATCCGCGCCGACCTCGCCGCCCGCCCGCCCGGCACCCGCTCGATCGTCCTCGCACACGCCTTCGTCACGGGCGGGCAGGCCAGCGACAGCGAACGCGACATCACCGTCGGCGGCGTCGAGGCCGTACCCGCCTCCGTCTTCGACGGGGTGGACTACGCCGCCCTCGGCCACCTCCACGGCTGCCAGACCATCAACGAACGGGTCCGCTACTCCGGTTCCCCGCTCGCCTACTCCTTCTCCGAGGCCGACCACCGCAAGACCATGTGGCTGATCGAGCTCGACGCGCAGGGCGCGATCGCCGCCGCCGAGCGCATCGACACCCCCGTACCACGCGCCCTCGCCCGGCTCCGCGGACGGCTGGAGGACCTCCTGGAGGACCCGGCCCACCAGGAGCACGAGGACGCCTGGGTCGAGGCCACCCTCACCGACCCGGTCCGGCCCGACGACCCCATGGCCCGGCTCGCCGCCCGCTTCCCGCACACCCTCACCCTCGTCTTCGAACCCGAGGGCCGCCAGGAGGACAGCGGCGCCTCCTACGCCCAGCGGCTGCGCGGCCGCACCGACCAGGAGATCGCCGAGGACTTCGTCGCCCACGTGCGCGGCGGCGGTCACGCGGACGAGGCCGAACGGGCCGTCCTCCAGGGCGCCTTCGACGACGTACGGGCCGACGACAGCCACCGGGAGACCCACCGATGA
- a CDS encoding helix-turn-helix domain-containing protein — translation MSDLEQLTQALARNLKRWRGERGFTLDSLAARAGVSRGMIIQIEQARTNPSVGTTVRLADALGVSISALLDHDRGPQVRVVPPDQVVRIWSSEAGSSTTMLIGTDERGPMELWTWHLVPGEGTDSVPHPSGTIEMLHVTAGELTLVVGEEEFRVPAGAAATFEANLAHSYRNDGSVPMEMTLAVSVPPVSAPVPAHTHAHAGTGTGATA, via the coding sequence GTGTCGGATCTCGAACAGCTCACCCAGGCGCTCGCCCGGAACCTCAAGCGGTGGCGCGGAGAGCGCGGTTTCACCCTGGACTCCCTGGCGGCCCGCGCGGGAGTGAGCCGCGGGATGATCATCCAGATCGAGCAGGCCCGGACGAACCCCAGCGTCGGCACCACGGTCAGGCTGGCCGACGCACTGGGCGTCAGCATCTCCGCGCTCCTGGACCACGACCGGGGCCCGCAGGTCCGGGTCGTCCCGCCGGACCAGGTCGTCCGGATCTGGTCCAGCGAGGCGGGCAGTTCGACGACGATGCTCATCGGCACCGACGAGCGGGGGCCGATGGAGCTGTGGACCTGGCACCTGGTGCCGGGCGAGGGGACGGACTCCGTCCCGCACCCGTCCGGCACCATCGAGATGCTGCACGTCACGGCGGGGGAGCTGACCCTGGTGGTCGGCGAGGAGGAGTTCCGCGTCCCCGCCGGGGCCGCGGCCACCTTCGAGGCCAACCTCGCGCACTCCTACCGCAACGACGGCTCCGTACCGATGGAGATGACCCTCGCGGTGTCGGTCCCCCCGGTCTCGGCGCCGGTGCCCGCGCATACGCATGCGCACGCGGGCACGGGCACGGGCGCGACGGCCTAG
- a CDS encoding CoA-binding protein → MYGDPATIRKILTELGDTWAVVGLSNNQDRAAYGVARVLQRFGKRVVPVHPKAETVHGEPGYASLADIPFKVDVVDVFVNSELAGPVADQAVAVGAEAVWFQLGVIDEAAYARTREAGLAMVMDRCPAIEIPAL, encoded by the coding sequence GTGTACGGCGATCCGGCAACCATCCGCAAGATCCTCACCGAGCTCGGCGACACCTGGGCGGTGGTGGGCCTTTCGAACAACCAGGACCGCGCGGCCTACGGGGTGGCGCGCGTGCTCCAGCGGTTCGGCAAGCGGGTGGTCCCCGTGCACCCGAAGGCCGAGACCGTGCACGGTGAGCCCGGGTACGCCTCGTTGGCGGACATCCCGTTCAAGGTGGACGTCGTGGACGTCTTCGTGAACAGCGAGCTGGCCGGACCGGTGGCCGACCAGGCCGTCGCCGTCGGCGCCGAGGCCGTCTGGTTCCAGCTCGGCGTGATCGACGAGGCCGCGTACGCCCGCACCCGCGAGGCGGGGCTGGCGATGGTCATGGACCGCTGCCCCGCGATCGAGATCCCGGCGCTCTAG
- a CDS encoding YigZ family protein gives MKADQYVTVAREGVHESEINRSRFLCSLAPAATEQEAQDFVARIRKEHPTASHNCFAYVVGADASVQKASDDGEPGGTAGVPMLQMLMRRDVRYAVAVVTRYYGGVKLGAGGLIRAYGGVVGEALDELGTVTRRRYRLATVTVDHQRAGKTQNDLRSTGRTVVDLRYGSAVEIEVALPEADLPAFEAWLADTTAGSAALTLGGETYAP, from the coding sequence GTGAAGGCAGACCAGTACGTGACGGTGGCCCGTGAGGGCGTGCACGAGTCCGAGATCAACCGCTCGCGCTTCCTGTGCTCGCTCGCGCCCGCCGCGACCGAGCAGGAGGCGCAGGACTTCGTCGCGCGCATCCGCAAGGAGCACCCCACCGCCTCGCACAACTGCTTCGCCTACGTCGTCGGCGCCGACGCGTCCGTCCAGAAGGCCAGCGACGACGGCGAGCCCGGCGGCACCGCCGGGGTGCCCATGCTGCAGATGCTCATGCGCCGCGACGTCCGCTACGCGGTGGCCGTCGTCACCCGCTACTACGGCGGCGTGAAACTCGGTGCCGGCGGCCTGATCAGGGCCTACGGCGGGGTCGTCGGCGAAGCCCTCGACGAGCTCGGCACCGTCACCCGGCGCCGCTACCGGCTGGCCACCGTCACCGTCGACCACCAGCGGGCCGGCAAGACCCAGAACGACCTGCGCTCCACCGGCCGGACCGTGGTGGACCTGCGCTACGGGTCCGCCGTGGAGATCGAGGTCGCCCTCCCCGAGGCCGACCTGCCCGCCTTCGAGGCCTGGCTCGCCGACACCACGGCCGGCAGCGCCGCTCTCACCCTCGGCGGGGAGACGTACGCGCCCTGA
- a CDS encoding Lrp/AsnC family transcriptional regulator — protein MTDYSPDTTDWRILEVLQRDGRASFTELARAVSMSASAVTERVRRLEETGIITGYTAVVDPEKLGKSILALVRLRYPHGNYKPFHDFLESTPEILEAHHVTGDDCFVLKVAARSMAHLEEVTGRISGLGPVTTSIVYSSPLPRRPLSP, from the coding sequence ATGACCGACTATTCCCCTGACACCACCGACTGGCGGATCCTCGAAGTCCTCCAGCGCGACGGCCGGGCCAGTTTCACCGAGCTCGCCCGCGCCGTGTCCATGTCCGCGAGCGCCGTCACCGAGCGGGTCCGGCGGCTGGAGGAGACCGGGATCATCACCGGCTACACGGCGGTGGTGGACCCGGAGAAGCTCGGCAAGTCGATCCTCGCGCTGGTGCGGCTGCGCTACCCGCACGGCAATTACAAGCCGTTCCACGACTTCCTGGAGTCCACCCCGGAGATCCTGGAGGCCCATCACGTGACCGGCGACGACTGCTTCGTCCTCAAGGTCGCGGCCCGCTCGATGGCACACCTGGAGGAGGTCACGGGCCGGATCTCGGGCCTGGGACCGGTGACGACGAGCATCGTCTACTCCTCCCCGCTGCCCCGCAGGCCGCTCAGTCCGTGA